Proteins encoded together in one Prunus dulcis chromosome 3, ALMONDv2, whole genome shotgun sequence window:
- the LOC117621130 gene encoding uncharacterized protein LOC117621130 isoform X2, translated as MEFKSYKDDAWYDVRIETESNGDSGGNGRRLRVKFSGFADEHDEVVDGKDLKSFKDVDFLRCRFRPISVQLQDTECSQVHKGLSVCAAHSAYPDDRRFYDAVVDGVVRNEHRFENGEEQCTCSFILSWKHGPYYGSLSEQALENICRIQPPLAVDKLDPLLASFLNSARKTVQATGFFDSGARSQRLKQETKLARSTSSHLKGDDVDIGGVPHMIIIDNLEKGISPLTIMEFIHHHLSFPCQAFVSPSRVLESYARGAILLHSKRNVDKLSAFLENPDHIIISSRGRPWLMTEKTPVHDTHMALIETFRLTSQARRTGTCNELKVVISGTKEYSTAKQLKDLFERLANHICKLHQRLVVEEGRILQLPDEV; from the exons ATGGAGTTCAAGTCGTACAAGGACGACGCCTGGTACGACGTGCGCATAGAGACGGAGAGCAACGGCGACAGTGGCGGCAATGGCCGGAGACTGAGGGTCAAATTCTCGGGGTTCGCCGACGAACACGACGAGGTCGTCGACGGCAAGGACTTGAAGTCGTTTAAAGACGTCGACTTTTTGAGGTGCCGGTTCAGGCCCATATCGGTTCAGCTTCAGGACACAGAGTGTTCTCAGGTGCACAAGGGCTTGAGCGTCTGCGCCGCGCACTCTGCTTACCCCGATGATCGGCGCTTCTATGACGCCGTTGTGGACGGG GTGGTGCGTAATGAGCATCGGTTTGAAAATGGCGAAGAGCAATGCACATGCAGCTTTATCCTTTCATGGAAGCACGGTCCTTATTACGGGTCATTGAGTGAACAGGCTCTTGAGAACATTTGCAGAATCCAGCCTCCTCTTGCTGTTGACAAATTGGATCCCCTGCTCGCCTCTTTTCTAAACTCAGCCAGGAAGACGGTTCAAGCCACTGGCTTTTTTGATTCAGGTGCAAGGTCTCAACGTTTAAAACAG GAAACGAAGCTTGCCAGGTCGACCTCAAGTCATTTAAAAG GAGATGACGTAGATATCGGAGGAGTTCCTCATATGATAATCATTGACAATCTTGAGAAGGGGATATCACCATTAACCATTATGGAATTTATTCATCACCACCTTTCATTCCCATGTCAAGCATTTGTTTCGCCCAGTAGAGTTTTAGAGTCATATGCACGAGGAGCTATCCTGTTGCACAGCAAACGGAATGTTGACAAGTTATCTGCCTTTTTGGAGAATCCAGATCACATCATCATTTCCTCAAGAGGAAG GCCTTGGTTAATGACTGAAAAAACACCAGTACATGACACACACATGGCATTGATTGAAACCTTCAGGCTCACATCTCAG GCTAGAAGAACTGGAACTTGCAATGAATTGAAGGTTGTCATTTCTGGGACTAAAGAGTACAGTACGGCTAAGCAGCTAAAGGATCTGTTCGAGAGATTGGCTAATCATATTTGTAAGCTTCACCAGAGGTTAGTCGTTGAGGAGGGTAGGATCTTACAGCTACCTGATGAGGTGTAG
- the LOC117621130 gene encoding uncharacterized protein LOC117621130 isoform X1, whose protein sequence is MEFKSYKDDAWYDVRIETESNGDSGGNGRRLRVKFSGFADEHDEVVDGKDLKSFKDVDFLRCRFRPISVQLQDTECSQVHKGLSVCAAHSAYPDDRRFYDAVVDGVVRNEHRFENGEEQCTCSFILSWKHGPYYGSLSEQALENICRIQPPLAVDKLDPLLASFLNSARKTVQATGFFDSGARSQRLKQETKLARSTSSHLKGDDVDIGGVPHMIIIDNLEKGISPLTIMEFIHHHLSFPCQAFVSPSRVLESYARGAILLHSKRNVDKLSAFLENPDHIIISSRGRPWLMTEKTPVHDTHMALIETFRLTSQNVQQARRTGTCNELKVVISGTKEYSTAKQLKDLFERLANHICKLHQRLVVEEGRILQLPDEV, encoded by the exons ATGGAGTTCAAGTCGTACAAGGACGACGCCTGGTACGACGTGCGCATAGAGACGGAGAGCAACGGCGACAGTGGCGGCAATGGCCGGAGACTGAGGGTCAAATTCTCGGGGTTCGCCGACGAACACGACGAGGTCGTCGACGGCAAGGACTTGAAGTCGTTTAAAGACGTCGACTTTTTGAGGTGCCGGTTCAGGCCCATATCGGTTCAGCTTCAGGACACAGAGTGTTCTCAGGTGCACAAGGGCTTGAGCGTCTGCGCCGCGCACTCTGCTTACCCCGATGATCGGCGCTTCTATGACGCCGTTGTGGACGGG GTGGTGCGTAATGAGCATCGGTTTGAAAATGGCGAAGAGCAATGCACATGCAGCTTTATCCTTTCATGGAAGCACGGTCCTTATTACGGGTCATTGAGTGAACAGGCTCTTGAGAACATTTGCAGAATCCAGCCTCCTCTTGCTGTTGACAAATTGGATCCCCTGCTCGCCTCTTTTCTAAACTCAGCCAGGAAGACGGTTCAAGCCACTGGCTTTTTTGATTCAGGTGCAAGGTCTCAACGTTTAAAACAG GAAACGAAGCTTGCCAGGTCGACCTCAAGTCATTTAAAAG GAGATGACGTAGATATCGGAGGAGTTCCTCATATGATAATCATTGACAATCTTGAGAAGGGGATATCACCATTAACCATTATGGAATTTATTCATCACCACCTTTCATTCCCATGTCAAGCATTTGTTTCGCCCAGTAGAGTTTTAGAGTCATATGCACGAGGAGCTATCCTGTTGCACAGCAAACGGAATGTTGACAAGTTATCTGCCTTTTTGGAGAATCCAGATCACATCATCATTTCCTCAAGAGGAAG GCCTTGGTTAATGACTGAAAAAACACCAGTACATGACACACACATGGCATTGATTGAAACCTTCAGGCTCACATCTCAG AATGTGCAACAGGCTAGAAGAACTGGAACTTGCAATGAATTGAAGGTTGTCATTTCTGGGACTAAAGAGTACAGTACGGCTAAGCAGCTAAAGGATCTGTTCGAGAGATTGGCTAATCATATTTGTAAGCTTCACCAGAGGTTAGTCGTTGAGGAGGGTAGGATCTTACAGCTACCTGATGAGGTGTAG
- the LOC117621131 gene encoding transmembrane emp24 domain-containing protein p24beta2 yields MELWVRGHVALGLALMGLLVLCQMEGSDGLRFVIDREECFSHDAKYQGDTIHVSFVVIKVDSSWHNTEDGVDLVIKGPSGEQINDIRDKTSEKFEFVVQKQGVHQFCFTNKSPYHETIDFDVHAAHFTYYDQHAKDEHFAPLLEQIAKLEEALFNIQFEQHWLEAETDRQAIVNEGMSRRATHKALVESGALIGVSILQVVLLKRLFERKLGSSRV; encoded by the exons ATGGAGTTGTGGGTCAGGGGACACGTGGCACTGGGTTTGGCCCTGATGGGTTTGCTGGTTCTGTGCCAAATGGAAGGGTCAGATGGGTTGAGGTTCGTGATAGATAGAGAGGAGTGCTTCTCTCATGATGCAAAGTACCAGGGCGACACCATTCACGTCTCTTTTGTTGTCATCAAAGTTGATTCGTCTTGGCATAACACTGAAGATGGTGTTGATCTTGTG ATAAAGGGGCCTTCTGGTGAACAAATTAATGACATACGTGACAAGACGAGCGAGAAGTTTGAGTTTGTGGTTCAGAAGCAAGGTGTTCACCAGTTCTGCTTCACTAATAAGTCTCCTTACCATGAAACCATTGACTTTGATGTACATGCTGCTCACTTTACTTACTATGACCAGCATGCTAAAGATG AGCATTTTGCACCCTTGCTGGAGCAGATAGCGAAATTGGAGGAAGCCCTTTTCAACATCCAATTTGAACAACATTGGTTAGAGGCCGAGACTGACCGCCAGGCAATAG TGAATGAAGGAATGAGCCGCAGAGCAACCCACAAGGCGTTAGTTGAATCAGGAGCACTCATTGGAGTCAGCATCCTCCAAGTTGTTCTCTTGAAACGTTTGTTTGAACGCAAGCTTGGATCATCTAGGGTTTAG